TTAGAGCATGAGCTTTTACCGCTATGCAACGAAGAAGGGCTTGGAGTGCTTCCATGGTCGCCGCTTTCCGGAGGATTTTTAACAGGAAAGTACACAAAAGAGAATCCAAAACCTGCAGGCGCCAGAAGAAGCGAATTCAACTTTCCCCCTGTTGACGAAAGAGGTTATGAAACAATTGAAGTATTGCGAAAAATTTCTGCAAAGAAAAATGTTTCAATACCGCAAATAGCTATAAGCTGGCTTTTACATCAAAAAGGCGTAACATCTGTGATTATAGGTGCAAATAAGATGCCGCAGCTTGAAGACAATATTAAATCAATAAATGTGCAGCTTACAAATGAAGAAACAGAGGAACTGTCAAAAACAACCGCGCCAAACAAGTTATATCCTCAATGGATGGTAGAATGGCAAAATAACAGAGCAAGTTTTAACTTTAGCAGCTAAACTTAATAGAAAATCTTGCAAAATTTGCATTAAACCTGGATTTGCAGAATGTTCTTTAAAACAACAAACTCTATATTCATAAAATTGATGAAATTTGCTTAAAGCTATTATCCACTATTTGCTGCTGTCGGAAATTTCATAATTTAAGGGAGTATAGCCGGCGTTTTCTATATTTTTCTTTATATCGTCAATGTTTATGTCGTCAAGAGCTGTAATTGTGCTGTTTTTTTGTGACAGCGACGTATTGACTTCTATTACTCCTTTTACCTTAGTAATCGCCTTGTCAACGTTCGCTACACAATGTTGGCATGACATGCCGTCTATTCCTATCTTAATTTTTTTCATGATAAATCCTCCTGTTTAGTTTTTTAGCTATTATATAATTTGTTATTGTTATTATCACTATTTTTTAATAGTAAATATACACAATATTTATTATTATAATTTTTAATCTACCAAAATTGCAAATAAATAATATTTATCTTATGCTGTGCATAATAAATTAGGGACAGGCACCATTTTTTCAAATGATAACTGTCCCTAACTTAAATATTATAGCGAAATAAAAATAGAGTCTGTTCACAATTTATAATTGCTAATATATTTTAAACAAAAACAGCACCTGTCCATAATTTTATATTATATTAGATATCATAATATAGATGAAATTCGTACGGAACCGGCGTCATGCGTACAGGATTTACATCATGCTCCATTTTGTAATCAATCCATGTTTGAACAAAATCTTCCGTAAATACATCTCCCTGAAGTAAGAATTTATGGTCTTTTTCAAGATTTTCAAGTGCCTCTTCGAGCGAACCTGGGGCTACAGGAATAGACTTTAATTCTTTTTTAGTTAATGTAAATAAATCTTTGTCAACAGGTTTTCCTGGGTCAATCTTATTTATTATTCCGTCAAGACCGGCTAAGAGCAATGCCGAAAATGCAAGATAACCGTTTGCGGAAGGATCCGGCGTTCTGTATTCTATTCTTTTTGCGTTAGGATTGTTTGAATACATAGGTATTCTTACAGATGCGCTTCTGTTTCTGGAGGAATAAACAAAATTAACAGGCGCTTCAAAACCGGGAACTAATCTTTTATATGAATTTGTCGTTGCATTAGTAATTGCGCAAAGGGCTTTTGCATGTTTTAAAATTCCGCCGATATAATGGAGCGCCATTTCAGATAAACCGGCATAACCTGTGCCTGCAAAGAGCGGTTTGCCATTTTTCCAGAGGCTTTGATGAATATGCATACCGGAACCGTTATCGCCAAAAAGAGGTTTCGGCATAAATGTTACCGTTTTGTCGTATCTTTTGGCAACATTTTTTACTATATACTTGTACATCATGAAATAATCACCCATTAAAGTAAGAGGGGCAAATCTCATGTCTATTTCTGCCTGTCCTCCGGTTGCAACTTCATGATGCGCCGCTTCAATTCTTATGCCTGCATTCTGAAGTTCCAGAACCATTTCGTTCCTGATATCGCTCTGAGTATCAATCGGAGAAACCGGAAAATAGCCTTCTTTATGGCGCGGTTTATGTCCAAGATTAGGCATTTCGTCTTTACCGCTGTTCCATATGCCTTCCTCTGAATCAATAAAATAATATCCTGAATTTGAGGTCTGGTCATATCTTATATCGTCAAATATAAAAAATTCGGCTTCCGGACCAAAATATGCGGTATCTGCTATACCGGTGGATTTCAGATACTTTTCTGCTTTCTGCGCTATATAACGCGGGTCCTTATCATAAAATTTTCCGGTCATCGGGTCTTTAATATTGCACGCAATAGACAGTGTTTTAGCTTCCATAAAAGGGTCTAAAAATGCTGTTTTAGGGTCAGGAATAACAAGCATATCCGATGCTTCAATAGACTGCCATCCTCTTATGCTTGAACCGTCGAAACCAAATCCTTCCTGAAAAGAATCTTCGGATACTTCGCTGATCGGCACGACAAAATGCTGCCATGTGCCAAATAAATCGCAAAATTTTACATCGACCATCTGAACTTCGTTTTCTTTAATAAATTGCATTACTTCATTTTCATTCATGTTGCCTCCGAAAATAATTATTTTTATTAATTTTTAAATTAGACAGCGCTGCTTCAGTTACATTTATATTTACATTTGCATTTTATTTCTTTACATTTTTTTATATTTATTTTATATAGCTTCTTCGCCTTTTTCGCCTGTCCTTATCCTTATAATCTCTTCAACAGGCAATATAAATATTTTTCCGTCGCCGATCCTTCCCGTTTTGGCTGCCGACATTATAGCTTCTACAATTGAAGATATCATATCATCGCCTGCGACTATTTCAATTTTTATTTTAGGTAAAAAATCTACGACATATTCCGCTCCTCTGTAAAGTTCAGTATGCCCTTTCTGCCGTCCATAGCCTTTGACCTCGCTTACGGTCATCCCTTTTACGCCTAATTTATTCAGTGCGTCCT
This genomic stretch from Candidatus Acididesulfobacter guangdongensis harbors:
- a CDS encoding P-II family nitrogen regulator, with the protein product MKKIEAIFKPFKLDDVKDALNKLGVKGMTVSEVKGYGRQKGHTELYRGAEYVVDFLPKIKIEIVAGDDMISSIVEAIMSAAKTGRIGDGKIFILPVEEIIRIRTGEKGEEAI
- the glnA gene encoding type I glutamate--ammonia ligase; translation: MNENEVMQFIKENEVQMVDVKFCDLFGTWQHFVVPISEVSEDSFQEGFGFDGSSIRGWQSIEASDMLVIPDPKTAFLDPFMEAKTLSIACNIKDPMTGKFYDKDPRYIAQKAEKYLKSTGIADTAYFGPEAEFFIFDDIRYDQTSNSGYYFIDSEEGIWNSGKDEMPNLGHKPRHKEGYFPVSPIDTQSDIRNEMVLELQNAGIRIEAAHHEVATGGQAEIDMRFAPLTLMGDYFMMYKYIVKNVAKRYDKTVTFMPKPLFGDNGSGMHIHQSLWKNGKPLFAGTGYAGLSEMALHYIGGILKHAKALCAITNATTNSYKRLVPGFEAPVNFVYSSRNRSASVRIPMYSNNPNAKRIEYRTPDPSANGYLAFSALLLAGLDGIINKIDPGKPVDKDLFTLTKKELKSIPVAPGSLEEALENLEKDHKFLLQGDVFTEDFVQTWIDYKMEHDVNPVRMTPVPYEFHLYYDI
- a CDS encoding heavy-metal-associated domain-containing protein yields the protein MKKIKIGIDGMSCQHCVANVDKAITKVKGVIEVNTSLSQKNSTITALDDINIDDIKKNIENAGYTPLNYEISDSSK